The following are encoded together in the Adhaeribacter arboris genome:
- a CDS encoding M20/M25/M40 family metallo-hydrolase codes for MELLKQLCRIHAPSGNEGKLTQFLLDYIDSNKASWRVMPQVLAGEGFQDCIILVFGQPRTAIFAHIDSIGFTVRYGRELIKVGGPDTETGYRLVGEDRQGPIACTLQVSDEYNGLSYEFERDIDRGTELVFACNFRETETTVQSCYLDNRLGVWSALQVAKTLENGAIVFSCWEEHRGGSVAYLAKYLHEKYGVKQALISDITWVTEGVHPGKGVVISLRDSLIPRRSFVNKLIDLAQQTNIPFQLEVEGVGGSDAKELQQSAIPWDWCFVGAPEDNVHSPDEIVHKADIQSMVALYEVLMREL; via the coding sequence ATGGAATTATTAAAACAACTTTGCCGGATTCATGCTCCTTCGGGTAACGAAGGAAAACTTACTCAATTTTTACTCGATTATATTGATTCCAATAAAGCGAGTTGGCGGGTTATGCCGCAGGTATTAGCCGGTGAAGGTTTTCAGGATTGTATTATTCTGGTTTTTGGACAGCCTCGCACTGCTATTTTTGCCCATATTGATTCGATTGGTTTTACGGTGCGCTATGGCCGGGAATTAATTAAAGTCGGGGGACCAGATACTGAAACCGGGTACCGGCTGGTTGGGGAAGACCGCCAGGGACCCATTGCCTGTACTTTGCAGGTATCCGATGAATATAATGGATTGAGTTACGAGTTCGAGCGGGATATTGATCGGGGAACGGAATTAGTTTTTGCCTGCAATTTCCGGGAAACAGAAACTACCGTGCAATCCTGCTATCTGGATAACCGATTGGGCGTTTGGAGTGCTTTGCAAGTGGCGAAAACCTTGGAAAACGGAGCTATTGTATTTTCGTGCTGGGAAGAACACCGGGGCGGCTCGGTAGCCTACCTGGCCAAGTATTTACACGAAAAATACGGCGTAAAACAGGCGCTTATTTCCGATATTACCTGGGTAACCGAAGGGGTGCATCCCGGCAAAGGCGTGGTTATTTCCTTGCGTGATTCATTAATTCCCCGGCGCAGCTTCGTCAATAAACTAATTGATTTGGCGCAACAAACAAATATTCCGTTTCAACTGGAGGTAGAAGGAGTTGGGGGGAGCGATGCCAAAGAATTGCAGCAAAGCGCTATTCCCTGGGATTGGTGTTTTGTGGGAGCACCCGAAGATAATGTGCATTCTCCCGACGAAATCGTACATAAAGCCGATATCCAAAGTATGGTAGCTTTGTACGAAGTGCTCATGCGGGAGCTATAA
- a CDS encoding sodium-translocating pyrophosphatase produces the protein MENIVYLIPAFGVIALLYTFVKSAWVSRQDAGDAKMTTIAKYIAEGAMAFLQAEYKVLGYFVVIASIFLGYLGTVGEKSSPVIVVAFIIGAFFSALAGFIGMRIATKANVRTAQAARTSLSKALDVSFGGGAVMGMGVAGLAVLGLGTLFIIFKAMFVGDTYNAEEMERALEVLTGFSLGAESIALFARVGGGIYTKAADVGADLVGKVEAGIPEDDPRNPATIADNVGDNVGDVAGMGADLFGSYVATILATMVLGREITVTDNFGGISPILLPMVIAGLGIIFSIIGTFFVKVSEGGDVQRALNLGNWSSVILTAIASYFVINFILPDTALNLRGFEFNRIDVFYAVLVGLVVGTLMSIITEYYTAMGKRPVMSIVRQSSTGHATTVIGGLAVGMESTVLPILVLAGGIILSYEAAGLYGVAIAAAGMMATTAMQLAIDAFGPIADNAGGIAEMSELPKEVREKTDILDAVGNTTAATGKGFAIASAALTSLALFAAFMGTANITVIDISNARVLAGLFVGGMIPFIFSALAISAVGRAAMAMVEEVRRQFREIPGIMEGTGKPEYDKCVAISTKAAIREMMLPGAIALIVPIIIGFTFGPEVLGGLLAGVTVSGVLMAMFQSNAGGAWDNAKKSFEKGVMINGKMEYKGSDAHKASVTGDTVGDPFKDTSGPSMNILIKLMSIVSLVIAPHIAAPDAEPTAVPTLDKEKLHEQKLNAVTSGNMPPSKVLFIAGR, from the coding sequence ATGGAGAACATTGTTTACTTAATTCCGGCTTTCGGAGTAATTGCCTTATTGTATACTTTTGTAAAATCGGCTTGGGTCAGTCGCCAGGATGCGGGTGATGCCAAGATGACGACCATTGCTAAATACATTGCCGAAGGAGCTATGGCTTTCTTGCAGGCCGAGTACAAGGTATTAGGTTATTTTGTTGTTATTGCGAGTATTTTTTTAGGATACCTGGGTACAGTAGGCGAGAAGTCTTCGCCGGTAATTGTAGTTGCTTTTATTATTGGCGCTTTTTTCTCGGCTTTGGCCGGTTTTATCGGGATGCGAATTGCCACCAAAGCCAATGTGCGCACCGCGCAGGCAGCCCGTACCAGTTTATCTAAAGCCTTGGATGTTTCCTTTGGCGGCGGAGCGGTAATGGGAATGGGCGTAGCTGGTTTAGCCGTGTTGGGTTTAGGTACCTTGTTTATTATTTTTAAAGCCATGTTTGTGGGAGATACCTACAACGCCGAAGAAATGGAACGTGCCCTGGAAGTATTAACCGGGTTTTCGCTGGGTGCCGAAAGTATTGCTTTATTCGCCCGGGTAGGAGGGGGAATTTACACCAAAGCCGCCGACGTAGGGGCTGATTTAGTAGGTAAAGTAGAAGCCGGTATTCCGGAAGATGATCCCCGGAATCCGGCTACCATTGCCGATAACGTGGGTGACAACGTAGGGGACGTAGCCGGAATGGGCGCCGATTTATTTGGTTCTTATGTAGCTACTATTCTAGCTACCATGGTGCTGGGCCGCGAAATTACGGTAACCGATAACTTTGGTGGTATCTCGCCGATTCTGTTGCCCATGGTCATTGCCGGTTTAGGAATTATTTTTTCGATAATCGGGACATTTTTTGTAAAAGTAAGCGAAGGTGGCGATGTGCAGCGGGCTTTAAATTTAGGCAACTGGTCGTCGGTGATTTTAACGGCTATTGCCTCTTATTTTGTGATTAACTTTATTCTGCCCGATACCGCTTTAAACCTGCGCGGATTTGAATTTAACCGAATAGATGTATTTTATGCGGTTTTAGTAGGCCTTGTGGTAGGAACTTTAATGAGTATTATAACCGAATATTATACCGCCATGGGCAAACGCCCGGTAATGAGTATTGTGCGGCAGAGCAGCACGGGGCACGCTACTACCGTTATTGGTGGTTTAGCGGTAGGTATGGAATCCACAGTATTACCAATTCTGGTATTAGCCGGCGGTATTATTTTATCCTACGAAGCAGCCGGTTTATACGGCGTAGCTATTGCCGCTGCCGGTATGATGGCTACCACTGCCATGCAGCTGGCCATTGACGCTTTCGGACCTATTGCCGATAACGCCGGTGGTATTGCCGAAATGAGTGAGTTACCTAAAGAAGTGCGGGAAAAAACCGATATCTTGGATGCGGTTGGTAATACTACGGCTGCTACTGGTAAAGGCTTTGCCATTGCCTCCGCAGCGCTTACCTCGCTGGCCTTATTTGCGGCTTTTATGGGTACGGCTAATATTACCGTAATTGATATTTCGAACGCGCGGGTATTGGCCGGTTTGTTTGTGGGTGGCATGATTCCGTTTATTTTCTCAGCGTTGGCTATTTCGGCGGTAGGCCGGGCAGCTATGGCCATGGTAGAAGAAGTACGCCGCCAGTTCCGCGAAATACCGGGTATTATGGAAGGTACCGGTAAACCGGAGTACGACAAATGCGTGGCTATTTCTACGAAGGCCGCAATCCGGGAAATGATGTTGCCGGGTGCTATTGCTTTAATTGTGCCCATAATTATTGGTTTTACCTTTGGTCCGGAAGTATTAGGCGGCTTGCTGGCCGGTGTTACCGTGTCAGGAGTTTTAATGGCCATGTTTCAATCAAATGCCGGTGGTGCCTGGGATAATGCGAAAAAATCGTTCGAAAAAGGCGTAATGATTAACGGTAAGATGGAATATAAAGGTTCGGATGCCCACAAAGCTTCAGTAACCGGCGATACCGTGGGTGATCCGTTTAAAGATACTTCCGGCCCGTCCATGAATATTCTTATCAAACTTATGTCGATTGTTTCGTTGGTTATTGCCCCGCATATTGCGGCGCCCGATGCCGAACCAACCGCAGTACCGACTTTAGATAAGGAAAAATTGCACGAACAAAAACTTAATGCCGTAACTTCCGGAAATATGCCTCCATCAAAAGTGTTGTTTATTGCCGGACGATAA
- the hpt gene encoding hypoxanthine phosphoribosyltransferase has translation MSSSTVKLHDKEFAVYLQEEEIRQAILSLAFRINQEYAGKTPLFLAVLNGSFMFAGDLLKEITVPCEISFIKLASYQNTQSTGNVKELVGLNEDVTNRHVIILEDIVDTGHTVSVLLKKLQTLATTSVEIACMLLKPACLQHPLEIKYAALSIPNDFVVGYGLDYNGLGRNLRHIYKLKS, from the coding sequence ATGAGCTCCTCTACGGTTAAACTGCACGATAAAGAATTTGCTGTTTATTTACAGGAAGAAGAAATTAGGCAAGCCATTTTAAGCTTAGCTTTCCGGATTAATCAGGAGTATGCCGGTAAAACGCCACTTTTCTTAGCTGTTTTAAATGGTTCTTTTATGTTTGCTGGCGATTTATTAAAAGAAATTACTGTTCCTTGCGAGATCTCTTTTATCAAGCTGGCTTCTTACCAAAATACGCAAAGTACCGGCAACGTAAAAGAATTGGTGGGCTTAAATGAAGACGTTACAAACCGGCACGTAATTATTTTAGAAGATATCGTGGACACGGGTCATACCGTAAGTGTATTGCTGAAAAAGTTACAAACGCTGGCCACCACCTCCGTCGAAATAGCTTGTATGCTTTTAAAACCAGCTTGCCTGCAACACCCCCTGGAAATAAAGTACGCCGCACTCTCTATTCCCAATGATTTTGTAGTAGGTTACGGCCTTGATTATAACGGTTTAGGCCGGAATCTTCGGCATATTTACAAACTGAAAAGCTAA